In one Actinomycetota bacterium genomic region, the following are encoded:
- a CDS encoding peptidoglycan-binding protein, whose amino-acid sequence MAVEWPVKQLGDQDQAVRSLQHLLNFHGATLEPDGVFGEATQAAVKEFQTAHALPEDGVVDASTWQALVTDVGNGDAGEAVKAAQVQLYVRGTLPTVDGVFGVRTDISVRRFQVFRGLEGTGIVNTDTWRTLLATEYVPMAGGDAGVALEGENDWRTRLLAKIRPTGPNFGQ is encoded by the coding sequence ATGGCTGTCGAATGGCCGGTTAAGCAGCTTGGTGACCAGGACCAGGCGGTCCGGAGCCTCCAGCACCTCCTGAACTTCCACGGCGCCACCCTCGAGCCCGACGGCGTCTTCGGCGAGGCCACCCAGGCGGCCGTCAAGGAGTTCCAGACCGCCCATGCGCTGCCCGAGGACGGCGTGGTCGATGCTTCGACCTGGCAGGCTCTGGTGACCGACGTCGGCAACGGCGACGCCGGAGAGGCGGTCAAGGCGGCCCAGGTCCAGCTCTACGTCCGGGGCACCCTGCCGACGGTCGACGGAGTCTTCGGGGTCCGCACCGACATCAGCGTCCGCCGCTTCCAGGTGTTCCGGGGGCTGGAGGGGACGGGCATCGTCAACACCGACACCTGGCGCACCCTGCTGGCTACCGAGTATGTGCCGATGGCCGGCGGCGATGCCGGCGTGGCTCTGGAGGGGGAAAACGACTGGCGCACCAGGCTGCTGGCCAAGATCCGCCCGACGGGCCCGAACTTCGGGCAGTAG